One Piscinibacter lacus genomic window, CCAGGAGAGCCCCATGGTGACCAAGCAATCGAAACGCTCCGCGCCCTTGGCGGTGGCCCGCCTGACGGAGGAAGCGCAGGTCGTCGCTGCGGTGCAGCGGGCACGGGCGAGGGTCGCGTCGCGCCCGATTTCCGACGTCACCGACGCCCAAGGGCATCAATACGTCGATCTCGTGATGGAGGGCGGCGGCGTCCTGGGTGTCGCCCTGGCCGGCTACTGCTACGTGCTGGAAAAGGCGGGCATCCGCTTTCTCGGCCTGGGCGGCACCTCGGCGGGTTCGATCAACGCACTGGTCATCGCCGCGCTGGGCGCGCCCCATGAGGCCAAGGCCGAGGAGGTGGCGTCCATCGTGGCCAATGTGCCCATGGCAGCCTTCATCGATGGCAACAGCGACGCCCGTGAGTTCACCGATGCCCTGGTGGACGGTGCCGGCAAGTTCAAGCTTGCCTTGAAGGGCGCCCAGGTTGTCGACAACTTCACCGGCCAGCTCGGCCTGCATCCCGGCCAGGCCTTCGAGGATTGGCTGCGCAAGCTGCTTGACGACAAGGGCATCCGGACCACCGCCGCGCTGCGGGCCCGCATGAACACCCCGCCGCCCGGGGGCTACCACTTCACCCCTTGCCCGGTGCGGGCCAAGGCGGGCCAGACCGATAACCCTAAGATCAAGGTCGACCTCGCGGTGATTGCCGCGGACATCAGCACCGGCACCAAGGTCGAGTTCCCGCGCATGGCGGGGCTCTACTGGAGCGACCCGGATCATGTGCATCCGGCCGAGTACGTGCGCGCCTCGATGTCGGTGCCGGCCTTCTTCCACCCCATCCACTTGCATAACCTGCCTCAGGGGCCGGAAGCGGCCGAGCGATGGAAGACGATGGCCAACTACGAGGGCAAGGACCTGCCCACGGAGTGCTGGCTGGTCGATGGCGGGGTGATCTC contains:
- a CDS encoding patatin-like phospholipase family protein — its product is MVTKQSKRSAPLAVARLTEEAQVVAAVQRARARVASRPISDVTDAQGHQYVDLVMEGGGVLGVALAGYCYVLEKAGIRFLGLGGTSAGSINALVIAALGAPHEAKAEEVASIVANVPMAAFIDGNSDAREFTDALVDGAGKFKLALKGAQVVDNFTGQLGLHPGQAFEDWLRKLLDDKGIRTTAALRARMNTPPPGGYHFTPCPVRAKAGQTDNPKIKVDLAVIAADISTGTKVEFPRMAGLYWSDPDHVHPAEYVRASMSVPAFFHPIHLHNLPQGPEAAERWKTMANYEGKDLPTECWLVDGGVISNFPIAVFHNHLRIPRAPTFGVKLGQPLDRPRPVRSMTSLIAGVFNAARGALDQDFLVGNPDYKHLIARISTTDHTALRDADGNRPDHNWLNFRLSDEAKIDLFRSGAMAAADFLERFDWERYKKIRADKAVLRQHAAAAAAPPAP